The following proteins are encoded in a genomic region of Montipora foliosa isolate CH-2021 chromosome 8, ASM3666993v2, whole genome shotgun sequence:
- the LOC138012651 gene encoding homeobox protein unplugged-like: protein MQNSISFSIESIISRTDPPRQRENESRVSFSRGPLSAMQNLVELTPRGEYYLEEVIPIFEIEREKSKTHSLGVSTLKKSCSHSPGEESQQSPSSPDECDELEDEQGDQNSDSEGGNKSRRKRTAFTSLQLLELEREFHTKKYLSLEERSQIARTLKLSEVQVKIWFQNRRAKWKRVRTLGGPQAHGNRKIHGPKLVVPIPIHVNRYTPKDQLHVS from the exons TTCCTTTTCTATTGAGTCAATAATTTCAAGAACAGACCCTCCAAGACAAAGAGAGAATGAAAGCAGAGTATCTTTCAGCCGCGGTCCACTAAGTGCTATGCAAAATTTGGTGGAGCTGACTCCACGGGGAGAATACTATTTGGAGGAAGTCATTCCTATATTcgaaattgaacgagaaaaatcAAAGACGCATTCTCTTGGAGTGAGCACTTTGAAGAAGTCTTGTTCACATTCACCTG GAGAAGAAAGCCAGCAAAGTCCAAGTTCTCCAGATGAATGTGATGAACTTGAAGACGAACAAGGAGACCAAAACTCGGACTCCGAAGGTGGAAACAAATCACGACGAAAAAGAACAGCATTTACAAGCCTACAACTCCTGGAGCTTGAAAGGGAATTTCATACAAAGAAGTATCTTTCGCTTGAAGAACGATCGCAGATTGCTAGAACTTTAAAACTTAGTGAAGTGCAagtaaaaatttggtttcaaaaCCGACGTGCAAAATGGAAAAGAGTGCGAACACTCGGAGGGCCTCAGGCTCACGGCAACAGAAAAATTCATGGTCCCAAACTTGTTGTTCCTATTCCCATTCATGTCAACAGATACACACCAAAAGATCAACTACATGTCTCTTGA